From Carassius auratus strain Wakin chromosome 1, ASM336829v1, whole genome shotgun sequence, the proteins below share one genomic window:
- the cfap97 gene encoding cilia- and flagella-associated protein 97 isoform X2, translating to MYSPKELEGEVDHSFFDSDGEAHGLGSEDGQLNKQKVSERQDERTAKDTHVSMDQLGSLAQSKRNLEDKPRLEDDSNQGRRRQREETEYDGFFKGSSSLPVAKTSETMNGSQSDEGSSVHSYSSEEDFKLRKTIDNVNSDDDDDDEDDGYHRSDDESEEDLRSPVTRSTKHKGLSHGSPKKSAGKFHKLSRSRSSSSDPESSHSSEERSSQISPVKHQRVGSAHQKERQNETAESEDTVTDVTPLSTPNISPSQSLDVVLPSEPAADVQQQPSVSERGVANDVSDGQGSISSEGEDGPGFLKVEKQLDRVLVVSSPSSVGSRRKNYSFTNEEVQEIDRENQRLLRELSRSSARSRSGSSACSKTSSRRSSAPPIRLYHSALNRQREQERIQKENLAFLKRLESVKPTPGLTRDEQLADYQRHCRYLGTPVTALPPVKLKSSKTSGRTSRPGSSPNKSRPETAKLSRTIPRPAWS from the exons ATGTACAGCCCCAAAGAGCTAGAGGGAGAAGTTGACCACTCTTTCTTTGACAGTGATGGTGAAGCTCATGGACTTGGCTCTGAAGATGGGCAGCTCAATAAACAGAAAGTCTCAGAAAGACAAGATGAGAGAACCGCAAAAGACACCCATGTTTCAATGGATCAGTTAGGAAGTTTAGCTCAAAGTAAAAGGAACCTGGAAGATAAACCCAGATTGGAGGATGATTCAAACCAGGGCAGGAGAAGGCAAAGAGAAGAGACAGAATATGATGGCTTTTTCAAAGGCTCTTCATCACTCCCAGTTGCCAAAACCTCAGAGACTATGAACGGCAGTCAATCAGATGAAGGATCAAGTGTGCATTCATACTCATCTGAGGAAGATTTTAAACTCAGGAAAACCATTGATAATGTtaacagtgatgatgatgatgatgatgaagatgatggatACCATCGTAGTGACGATGAAAGTGAGGAGGATTTGAGATCGCCAGTGACACGATCAACAAAACATAAGGGATTGTCCCATGGATCGCCTAAAAAATCTGCAGGAAAATTCCACAAGCTGAGCCGTAGCCGTTCATCATCATCTGATCCTGAGTCCTCCCACAGTAGTGAAGAGAGAAGCTCTCAGATATCACCTGTAAAACATCAGCGGGTGGGTTCAGCTCACCAGAAAGAGCGACAAAATGAAACGGCAGAATCTGAAGACACGGTCACTGATGTTACCCCTCTCTCGACACCAAATATTAGTCCTTCCCAGTCCCTTGATGTGGTTCTGCCCTCTGAACCTGCAGCAGATGTTCAACAACAGCCCAGTGTTTCTGAGAGGGGGGTTGCGAATGATGTTTCGGACGGTCAGGGCTCTATAAGTTCTGAAGGAGAGGATGGACCAG GTTTCTTAAAAGTAGAGAAACAGTTAGACCGAGTACTCGTGGTCTCCAGCCCTTCCAGTGTTGGCAGCAGACGTAAGAACTATTCTTTCACAAATGAAGAGGTACAGGAGATCGACCGGGAGAACCAGCGGCTATTACGCGAACTGTCCCGTTCATCGGCACGTTCACGAAGTGGCAGCTCTGCCTGCTCCAAAACCAGCAGTCGCAGGAGTAGTGCACCACCCATACGGCTTTACCACAGTGCCCTCAACAGACAACGAGAGCAAGAGCGAATTCAGAAGGAAAACCTG GCATTCCTGAAGCGTCTAGAATCTGTGAAACCCACTCCTGGCTTGACCCGAGATGAACAGCTAGCTGATTACCAGCGGCATTGCCGATACCTGGGAACACCTGTTACAGCTCTTCCACCAGTCAAACTCAAGTCCAGCAAAACATCTG
- the cfap97 gene encoding cilia- and flagella-associated protein 97 isoform X1, translated as MYSPKELEGEVDHSFFDSDGEAHGLGSEDGQLNKQKVSERQDERTAKDTHVSMDQLGSLAQSKRNLEDKPRLEDDSNQGRRRQREETEYDGFFKGSSSLPVAKTSETMNGSQSDEGSSVHSYSSEEDFKLRKTIDNVNSDDDDDDEDDGYHRSDDESEEDLRSPVTRSTKHKGLSHGSPKKSAGKFHKLSRSRSSSSDPESSHSSEERSSQISPVKHQRVGSAHQKERQNETAESEDTVTDVTPLSTPNISPSQSLDVVLPSEPAADVQQQPSVSERGVANDVSDGQGSISSEGEDGPGFLKVEKQLDRVLVVSSPSSVGSRRKNYSFTNEEVQEIDRENQRLLRELSRSSARSRSGSSACSKTSSRRSSAPPIRLYHSALNRQREQERIQKENLAFLKRLESVKPTPGLTRDEQLADYQRHCRYLGTPVTALPPVKLKSSKTSAGRTSRPGSSPNKSRPETAKLSRTIPRPAWS; from the exons ATGTACAGCCCCAAAGAGCTAGAGGGAGAAGTTGACCACTCTTTCTTTGACAGTGATGGTGAAGCTCATGGACTTGGCTCTGAAGATGGGCAGCTCAATAAACAGAAAGTCTCAGAAAGACAAGATGAGAGAACCGCAAAAGACACCCATGTTTCAATGGATCAGTTAGGAAGTTTAGCTCAAAGTAAAAGGAACCTGGAAGATAAACCCAGATTGGAGGATGATTCAAACCAGGGCAGGAGAAGGCAAAGAGAAGAGACAGAATATGATGGCTTTTTCAAAGGCTCTTCATCACTCCCAGTTGCCAAAACCTCAGAGACTATGAACGGCAGTCAATCAGATGAAGGATCAAGTGTGCATTCATACTCATCTGAGGAAGATTTTAAACTCAGGAAAACCATTGATAATGTtaacagtgatgatgatgatgatgatgaagatgatggatACCATCGTAGTGACGATGAAAGTGAGGAGGATTTGAGATCGCCAGTGACACGATCAACAAAACATAAGGGATTGTCCCATGGATCGCCTAAAAAATCTGCAGGAAAATTCCACAAGCTGAGCCGTAGCCGTTCATCATCATCTGATCCTGAGTCCTCCCACAGTAGTGAAGAGAGAAGCTCTCAGATATCACCTGTAAAACATCAGCGGGTGGGTTCAGCTCACCAGAAAGAGCGACAAAATGAAACGGCAGAATCTGAAGACACGGTCACTGATGTTACCCCTCTCTCGACACCAAATATTAGTCCTTCCCAGTCCCTTGATGTGGTTCTGCCCTCTGAACCTGCAGCAGATGTTCAACAACAGCCCAGTGTTTCTGAGAGGGGGGTTGCGAATGATGTTTCGGACGGTCAGGGCTCTATAAGTTCTGAAGGAGAGGATGGACCAG GTTTCTTAAAAGTAGAGAAACAGTTAGACCGAGTACTCGTGGTCTCCAGCCCTTCCAGTGTTGGCAGCAGACGTAAGAACTATTCTTTCACAAATGAAGAGGTACAGGAGATCGACCGGGAGAACCAGCGGCTATTACGCGAACTGTCCCGTTCATCGGCACGTTCACGAAGTGGCAGCTCTGCCTGCTCCAAAACCAGCAGTCGCAGGAGTAGTGCACCACCCATACGGCTTTACCACAGTGCCCTCAACAGACAACGAGAGCAAGAGCGAATTCAGAAGGAAAACCTG GCATTCCTGAAGCGTCTAGAATCTGTGAAACCCACTCCTGGCTTGACCCGAGATGAACAGCTAGCTGATTACCAGCGGCATTGCCGATACCTGGGAACACCTGTTACAGCTCTTCCACCAGTCAAACTCAAGTCCAGCAAAACATCTG